A part of Numenius arquata chromosome 2, bNumArq3.hap1.1, whole genome shotgun sequence genomic DNA contains:
- the TAB2 gene encoding TGF-beta-activated kinase 1 and MAP3K7-binding protein 2 isoform X1 produces MCPRSPFEFSNLPIDVTEILELIGCSLKKEKKKIVQRNAFKLNNNNNLDACCAVLSQESTKYLYGEGDLSFSDDSGIPGLRNHMTSLNLDLQSQNVYHHGREGSRMNGSRTLAHSVSDGHLQTSQSNNELFQQEPQTAPAQVPQGFNVFGMANTVSTSNPGQHLGFHIGSKGVSNLSQQTPRFNPIMVTLAPNIQPGRNTPTSLHIHGVPPPVLNSPQGNSIYIRPYITAPGGTARQTQQQPGWASQFNPMHPQQVYQPSQPSPWTTLPTSSTTPHTSSQHSTQPNQQGHQTSHVYMPISSPTTPQAPMIHSSGSSQSSAHSQYNIQNISTGPRKNQIEIKLEPPQRNSSSKLRSTGPRTSTTPSSLNSQTLSRSQPTVYISASPPNTDEVITRGQPKVYISANATTGDDQVVRNQPTLFISTNPGVSTTSRNMSGQVSMGPAFIHHHPPKSRAVGNSTTATSPRVVVTQPNTKYTFKITVSPNKPPAVSPGVVSPTFEPTNLLNLPDHYVEPEGIQHLTDPVLAHVDRISDARKLSMGSDDAAYTQALLVHQKARMERLQRELEIQKKKLDKLKSEVNEMENNLTRRRLKRSNSVSQIPSLEEMQQLRSSNRQLQIDIDCLTKEIDLFQARGPHFNPSAIHNFYDNIGFLGPVPPKPKDQRSIVKTPKTVPDTDEDEGAQWSCTACTFLNHPALNRCEQCEMPRHF; encoded by the exons AATAACAATAACTTGGATGCCTGTTGTGCAGTTCTCTCTCAGGAGAGCACAAAGTATCTCTACGGTGAAGGAGACCTAAGTTTTTCGGATGATTCGGGGATTCCTGGACTACGAAATCACATGACATCTCTTAATTTGGATTTGCAGTCACAGAACGTGTATCAccatggaagagaaggaagtAGAATGAATGGAAGTAGGACTCTAGCTCACAGTGTTAGTGATGGACACCTTCAAACCAGTCAGTCCAACAATGAACTGTTTCAGCAGGAACCACAGACGGCACCTGCACAGGTTCCGCAAGGATTTAATGTCTTCGGGATGGCTAATACAGTTAGTACTTCTAATCCAGGGCAGCACCTTGGATTTCACATAGGCAGCAAAGGAGTATCTAACTTGTCTCAACAAACGCCCAGATTCAATCCCATTATGGTAACTTTAGCCCCAAATATTCAGCCTGGTCGCAATACCCCCACGTCTTTGCACATACATGGTGTACCTCCTCCTGTACTTAACAGTCCACAGGGAAATTCTATCTATATTAGGCCTTACATCACAGCTCCTGGTGGTACCGCTCGacagacacagcagcagccaggctgggcatCTCAGTTTAATCccatgcaccctcagcaagtctacCAGCCTTCGCAGCCAAGTCCCTGGACTACTCTTCCTACATCCAGTACTACGCCACATACCTCATCGCAACACTCAACACAGCCAAATCAGCAAGGCCACCAGACTTCTCATGTCTATATGCCTATCAGTTCTCCTACTACTCCACAAGCACCTATGATTCATTCATCTGGTAGCTCCCAATCCTCTGCTCATAGCCAATACAACATTCAGAATATATCCACAGGACCTCGCAAAAACCAAATTGAAATCAAACTTGAACCACCACAAAGAAACAGTTCTTCTAAGTTGCGTTCAACTGGCCCTCGCACCTCCACTACTCCCTCTTCCCTCAACAGCCAGACATTAAGTAGAAGTCAACCCACTGTTTACATATCGGCCAGTCCTCCAAATACTGATGAAGTGATCACACGCGGTCAGCCTAAGGTCTACATTTCAGCAAATGCCACAACAGGAGATGATCAAGTTGTGCGGAACCAGCCCACGCTTTTCATATCGACAAATCCTGGAGTATCTACCACTTCTAGGAATATGTCTGGTCAAGTAAGCATGGGTCCTGCATTTATTCATCACCATCCACCCAAGAGTCGAGCAGTGGGCAACAGCACCACTGCAACCTCTCCTCGAGTGGTGGTTACGCAGCCTAAcacaaaatatacttttaaaattacagtttctCCAAATAAGCCCCCTGCAGTTTCCCCAGGGGTAGTGTCCCCAACCTTTGAACCTACAAACCTTCTAAACCTTCCTGATCACTATGTTGAACCAGAGGGTATCCAGCATCTTACTGACCCTGTTTTAGCACATGTGGATAGGATCAGTGATGCACGGAAATTGAGTATGGGATCTGATGATGCTGCCTACACGCAAG CTTTACTGGTACACCAGAAGGCCAGGATGGAGCGACTTCAACGAGAACTTgagattcaaaagaaaaagttggACAAACTAAAATCAGAGGTCAATGAAATGGAGAATAATTTAACACGAAGGCGCCTGAAAAGATCGAATTCTGTTTCCCAAATTCCATCA ctggaagAAATGCAACAGTTAAGAAGTTCTAACAGACAGCTGCAGATAGACATAGACTGCCTAACCAAAGAGATTGATCTTTTTCAAGCAAGAG gaccACATTTTAATCCCAGCGCTATTCATAACTTTTACGATAATATTGGATTTCTTGGTCCAGTGCCACCAAAACCCAAAG ATCAGAGGTCCATTGTGAAAACACCAAAGACTGTTCCAGACACAGATGAAGATGAGGGAGCTCAGTGGAGTTGTACTGCCTGTACTTTTTTAAATCACCCGGCCTTAAATCGCTGTGAACAGTGTGAAATGCCCAGGCATTTCTGA
- the TAB2 gene encoding TGF-beta-activated kinase 1 and MAP3K7-binding protein 2 isoform X2, which yields MAQGSQQIDIQVLHDLRQKFPEVPEGVVSRCMLQNNNNLDACCAVLSQESTKYLYGEGDLSFSDDSGIPGLRNHMTSLNLDLQSQNVYHHGREGSRMNGSRTLAHSVSDGHLQTSQSNNELFQQEPQTAPAQVPQGFNVFGMANTVSTSNPGQHLGFHIGSKGVSNLSQQTPRFNPIMVTLAPNIQPGRNTPTSLHIHGVPPPVLNSPQGNSIYIRPYITAPGGTARQTQQQPGWASQFNPMHPQQVYQPSQPSPWTTLPTSSTTPHTSSQHSTQPNQQGHQTSHVYMPISSPTTPQAPMIHSSGSSQSSAHSQYNIQNISTGPRKNQIEIKLEPPQRNSSSKLRSTGPRTSTTPSSLNSQTLSRSQPTVYISASPPNTDEVITRGQPKVYISANATTGDDQVVRNQPTLFISTNPGVSTTSRNMSGQVSMGPAFIHHHPPKSRAVGNSTTATSPRVVVTQPNTKYTFKITVSPNKPPAVSPGVVSPTFEPTNLLNLPDHYVEPEGIQHLTDPVLAHVDRISDARKLSMGSDDAAYTQALLVHQKARMERLQRELEIQKKKLDKLKSEVNEMENNLTRRRLKRSNSVSQIPSLEEMQQLRSSNRQLQIDIDCLTKEIDLFQARGPHFNPSAIHNFYDNIGFLGPVPPKPKDQRSIVKTPKTVPDTDEDEGAQWSCTACTFLNHPALNRCEQCEMPRHF from the exons AATAACAATAACTTGGATGCCTGTTGTGCAGTTCTCTCTCAGGAGAGCACAAAGTATCTCTACGGTGAAGGAGACCTAAGTTTTTCGGATGATTCGGGGATTCCTGGACTACGAAATCACATGACATCTCTTAATTTGGATTTGCAGTCACAGAACGTGTATCAccatggaagagaaggaagtAGAATGAATGGAAGTAGGACTCTAGCTCACAGTGTTAGTGATGGACACCTTCAAACCAGTCAGTCCAACAATGAACTGTTTCAGCAGGAACCACAGACGGCACCTGCACAGGTTCCGCAAGGATTTAATGTCTTCGGGATGGCTAATACAGTTAGTACTTCTAATCCAGGGCAGCACCTTGGATTTCACATAGGCAGCAAAGGAGTATCTAACTTGTCTCAACAAACGCCCAGATTCAATCCCATTATGGTAACTTTAGCCCCAAATATTCAGCCTGGTCGCAATACCCCCACGTCTTTGCACATACATGGTGTACCTCCTCCTGTACTTAACAGTCCACAGGGAAATTCTATCTATATTAGGCCTTACATCACAGCTCCTGGTGGTACCGCTCGacagacacagcagcagccaggctgggcatCTCAGTTTAATCccatgcaccctcagcaagtctacCAGCCTTCGCAGCCAAGTCCCTGGACTACTCTTCCTACATCCAGTACTACGCCACATACCTCATCGCAACACTCAACACAGCCAAATCAGCAAGGCCACCAGACTTCTCATGTCTATATGCCTATCAGTTCTCCTACTACTCCACAAGCACCTATGATTCATTCATCTGGTAGCTCCCAATCCTCTGCTCATAGCCAATACAACATTCAGAATATATCCACAGGACCTCGCAAAAACCAAATTGAAATCAAACTTGAACCACCACAAAGAAACAGTTCTTCTAAGTTGCGTTCAACTGGCCCTCGCACCTCCACTACTCCCTCTTCCCTCAACAGCCAGACATTAAGTAGAAGTCAACCCACTGTTTACATATCGGCCAGTCCTCCAAATACTGATGAAGTGATCACACGCGGTCAGCCTAAGGTCTACATTTCAGCAAATGCCACAACAGGAGATGATCAAGTTGTGCGGAACCAGCCCACGCTTTTCATATCGACAAATCCTGGAGTATCTACCACTTCTAGGAATATGTCTGGTCAAGTAAGCATGGGTCCTGCATTTATTCATCACCATCCACCCAAGAGTCGAGCAGTGGGCAACAGCACCACTGCAACCTCTCCTCGAGTGGTGGTTACGCAGCCTAAcacaaaatatacttttaaaattacagtttctCCAAATAAGCCCCCTGCAGTTTCCCCAGGGGTAGTGTCCCCAACCTTTGAACCTACAAACCTTCTAAACCTTCCTGATCACTATGTTGAACCAGAGGGTATCCAGCATCTTACTGACCCTGTTTTAGCACATGTGGATAGGATCAGTGATGCACGGAAATTGAGTATGGGATCTGATGATGCTGCCTACACGCAAG CTTTACTGGTACACCAGAAGGCCAGGATGGAGCGACTTCAACGAGAACTTgagattcaaaagaaaaagttggACAAACTAAAATCAGAGGTCAATGAAATGGAGAATAATTTAACACGAAGGCGCCTGAAAAGATCGAATTCTGTTTCCCAAATTCCATCA ctggaagAAATGCAACAGTTAAGAAGTTCTAACAGACAGCTGCAGATAGACATAGACTGCCTAACCAAAGAGATTGATCTTTTTCAAGCAAGAG gaccACATTTTAATCCCAGCGCTATTCATAACTTTTACGATAATATTGGATTTCTTGGTCCAGTGCCACCAAAACCCAAAG ATCAGAGGTCCATTGTGAAAACACCAAAGACTGTTCCAGACACAGATGAAGATGAGGGAGCTCAGTGGAGTTGTACTGCCTGTACTTTTTTAAATCACCCGGCCTTAAATCGCTGTGAACAGTGTGAAATGCCCAGGCATTTCTGA